A DNA window from Vigna unguiculata cultivar IT97K-499-35 chromosome 10, ASM411807v1, whole genome shotgun sequence contains the following coding sequences:
- the LOC114166997 gene encoding syntaxin-125-like, with the protein MDKFFEDVEDVKEDMRSVEMLYRKLQEANEESKTAKAMKEIQARMDKDVELVLKRAKVVKGKLEALEQSNAANRSLPGCGPGSSADRTRTSVVSGLGKKLKDMVAGA; encoded by the coding sequence ATGGACAAGTTCTTCGAGGATGTGGAGGACGTGAAAGAGGACATGAGGAGCGTGGAGATGCTGTACAGAAAGCTGCAAGAGGCGAACGAGGAGAGCAAAACGGCGAAGGCGATGAAGGAGATTCAGGCGCGCATGGATAAGGACGTGGAGCTGGTGCTGAAGCGCGCGAAGGTGGTAAAGGGGAAGCTGGAGGCGCTGGAGCAGTCGAACGCGGCGAACCGGAGCTTGCCGGGGTGCGGGCCGGGGTCGTCGGCGGACCGGACGAGGACGTCGGTGGTGAGCGGGTTGGGGAAGAAGCTGAAGGACATGGTGGCTGGTGCGTGA
- the LOC114165115 gene encoding uncharacterized protein LOC114165115, which produces MAGEGHGDKHVRRTLEDYASFSTPLNFSSIARPMVNAANMEMKPALIHLVQSNQFHGHSHENPYTHLATFLEIYNTVKIHQVLDEAIRLSLFPFSLAGNAKVWLNSFPENSLTDWEDVVAKFLNKYFPQSKVNKGKQEISSFQQEDSESLSQTWDRFKGLLRRTPTHGFDMPTQLPLFLGGLQSHTKLMLDALAGGNIKWKTPEEAHEMIENMASNDNETQNERATSQKKGGMLELQSQDAILAQNKIMTQQLESVMKKLSQLPKELQNVSQAQHQQAVQGCELCGGDHPNGQCVMKTNSQEEVNYMGNQGRQGNYGNYNQGWKPHLSMGQPGPSNRPLPQSQPSLNDRTTKLKEAMQQFVQVSISNQKSTEASLRNLEMQIGQLAKKLEDKPEKNFGANTEVNPKE; this is translated from the coding sequence ATGGCTGGTGAAGGACATGGTGACAAGCATGTTCGACGTACTCTGGAGGATTATGCTTCATTCTCCACCCCTCTTAATTTCAGCAGCATCGCACGTCCTATGGTGAATGCTGCCAACATGGAGATGAAGCCAGCTTTGATTCATTTAGTCCAGAGTAACCAGTTTCATGGCCATTCACATGAGAATCCATACACCCATTTGGCTACTTTCTTGGAGATCTATAACACAGTGAAGATTCACCAAGTGCTAGATGAGGCCATCAGATTGAGTCTTTTCCCTTTCTCTTTGGCTGGGAATGCTAAGGTTTGGTTGAACTCCTTTCCTGAGAATAGTTTGACTGACTGGGAGGATGTTGTAGCCAAATTCTTGAACAAGTACTTTCCACAATCAAAGGTCAATAAAGGGAAGCAAGAAATCTCATCCTTTCAACAAGAAGATTCTGAGTCATTGAGCCAAACATGGGATAGGTTCAAAGGCTTGTTACGAAGAACCCCTACTCATGGTTTTGACATGCCTACGCAACTTCCTCTATTCCTTGGAGGATTGCAATCTCATACTAAATTGATGTTGGATGCCTTAGCTGGAGGCAATATCAAGTGGAAGACACCTGAGGAAGCCCATGAAATGATTGAGAATATGGCATCTAATGATAATGAAACACAGAATGAGAGGGCCACTTCACAGAAGAAAGGAGGTATGCTAGAGCTTCAGTCTCAGGATGCAATATTGGCTCAGAACAAAATAATGACTCAACAACTTGAATCAGTAATGAAGAAGCTTTCTCAATTGCCTAAGGAACTTCAGAATGTCTCTCAGGCTCAACACCAACAAGCTGTGCAAGGATGTGAGTTGTGTGGTGGAGATCATCCAAATGGGCAGTGTGTCATGAAGACCAATTCTCAGGAAGAGGTTAACTACATGGGAAACCAAGGCCGTCAGGGTAATTATGGTAACTACAACCAAGGTTGGAAGCCTCACCTAAGCATGGGCCAACCTGGACCTTCTAACAGACCTCTACCTCAATCCCAACCATCTTTGAATGATAGGACCACTAAACTTAAGGAAGCAATGCAACAGTTTGTGCAAGTGTCTATTTCCAATCAAAAGAGCACGGAGGCATCTCTCCGTAACTTGGAAATGCAAATTGGGCAACTTGCTAAGAAGTTGGAGGACAAGCCAGAGAAGAACTTTGGGGCTAATACTGAGGTTAACCCCAAGGAGTAG
- the LOC114165114 gene encoding uncharacterized protein LOC114165114: MPSYAKFMKELLTKKRKYIEEETIEVQGNCSAIIQKILPPKFKDLGTFTIPCTIGKLPIGKALIDLGENINLMPLSMMRRIGDLEVKPTRMTLQLADRSIKCPYGVIEDVLVKVDKFTFPVDFVILDMEEDTEVPLILGRPFMKTDRVIIDVDDGHLKVRVQDETVTFNVIEAMQHPSDSGNCFRVEVLDEVIDTAKSQMHVKSSLERVLTDSCDNLTLEEEAELEEVTIQLEKTREVSSTHAKVENLTKEKSDDQGKLELKILPNHLKYAFLEDDCKKPVIISSTLSQFEE; this comes from the coding sequence ATGCCTTCCTATGCCAAATTTATGAAGGAATTGCTCACCAAAAAGAGGAAGTACATTGAGGAGGAGACAATTGAAGTGCAAGGCAATTGTAGTGCAATTATTCAAAAGATCTTGCCTCCCAAATTCAAAGATCTAGGTACTTTTACTATACCATGCACCATTGGGAAATTACCCATTGGAAAGGCATTAATTGATTTgggagaaaatataaatttgatgccTCTTTCCATGATGAGAAGAATTGGAGATTTGGAGGTGAAACCCACGAGGATGACACTTCAATTGGCTGATCGGTCTATTAAGTGTCCATATGGTGTTATAGAAGATGTATTGGTGAAAGTTGATAAATTCACTTTTCCAGTGGATTTTGTCATCTTGGATATGGAGGAGGATACTGAGGTCCCTCTCATATTGGGGCGCCCATTCATGAAGACTGACAGGGTGATTATTGATGTGGATGATGGTCATCTAAAAGTTCGTGTGCAAGATGAAACTGTGACTTTTAATGTCATAGAGGCCATGCAACATCCAAGTGATAGTGGCAATTGTTTCAGAGTGGAGGTCCTTGATGAAGTGATTGACACAGCTAAGAGTCAGATGCATGTAAAATCCTCTCTTGAGAGAGTTTTGACTGATTCTTGTGATAATTTGACTCTTGAAGAGGAAGCAGAATTGGAAGAAGTCACTATACAGTTGGAAAAGACTAGAGAAGTATCTTCCACTCATGCTAAAGTGGAGAATTTGACAAAGGAGAAATCTGATGATCAAGGCAAACTTGAGTTGAAAATATTGCCAAATCATCTCAAGTATGCCTTCTTAGAAGACGATTGTAAGAAACCGGTGATAATTAGCAGTACACTTTCACAGTTTGAAGAGTAG